The Chryseobacterium sp. G0186 genome contains a region encoding:
- a CDS encoding type II toxin-antitoxin system HigB family toxin yields MRIIAVKTLKSFIEDFPRSEQPLLAWYDECLNAEWNNPNELKAQYGNASILSDKRVVFNIHGNTYRLIVDIEYRLKIVFIVWFGAHKEYDKIDAEKIEYVKTN; encoded by the coding sequence ATGAGAATTATTGCCGTTAAAACTTTAAAATCATTCATAGAAGATTTTCCCAGGTCTGAGCAGCCTCTTTTAGCGTGGTATGATGAATGTCTTAATGCAGAATGGAATAATCCTAATGAATTAAAAGCACAGTATGGAAATGCTTCCATACTTAGCGATAAGAGAGTGGTTTTTAATATCCACGGGAATACTTATCGTTTGATTGTAGATATTGAGTACAGACTGAAAATTGTTTTTATTGTTTGGTTTGGAGCTCATAAGGAATATGATAAAATAGACGCCGAAAAAATCGAATATGTTAAGACCAATTAA
- a CDS encoding type II toxin-antitoxin system HigA family antitoxin: MLRPIKTEVQYEEYLERIYALMQKDLKEDSKESDELEVISILVKNYEEEHYPMEKPNPIEAIKFRLDQMGVGETYLAKILGRSRKSEILTGKRKLNLSQIRKISHELHISADVLVQEY; this comes from the coding sequence ATGTTAAGACCAATTAAAACTGAAGTACAATACGAAGAATATCTTGAAAGAATTTATGCATTAATGCAAAAAGACCTTAAAGAAGATTCTAAAGAGTCAGATGAATTAGAAGTGATTTCCATTCTTGTAAAAAATTACGAAGAAGAGCATTACCCGATGGAAAAGCCTAATCCTATTGAGGCGATAAAGTTTCGTCTGGATCAGATGGGTGTGGGGGAAACCTATCTTGCTAAAATACTTGGAAGATCCAGAAAATCTGAAATCTTAACCGGGAAAAGGAAATTAAATCTTTCACAAATTAGAAAGATCAGCCATGAGCTTCATATCTCTGCTGATGTTTTAGTCCAGGAATACTAA
- a CDS encoding sensor histidine kinase, with amino-acid sequence MSLLLTGRGTINNMAVFYLFFYAVVPKIFKSRVWGIVFIILSIPASIYVWMAVNHLQLSVLYNLGIDIHDGPLKGVISKNANQSYLETLSYKAVFGNATLVIYSFSPPFFVKILFDISRLFSRTIHLQKQTLDLELQNLNIEKDFLKAQLNPHFLFNTLNNLYGLVVKKDPSAPDAIINISDLMAYTLYESNTEKVLVQKELDFIQNYFYLERMRYAADKEITLDISVEDNIDHIQIAPLLCFTFIENAFKYGLKSTGNNFLKISINIVNNIFYFAIENDKENNGVKKTSLGGIGVKNVEKRLNLIYPNNHEIVIEDRELSFFVSLSINLA; translated from the coding sequence TTGAGTTTGTTGTTAACAGGGCGTGGAACGATTAATAATATGGCTGTTTTTTATCTGTTCTTTTATGCCGTTGTTCCGAAAATATTTAAAAGCAGAGTATGGGGAATCGTTTTTATTATTCTCAGTATTCCTGCTTCTATTTATGTTTGGATGGCTGTTAATCATTTGCAACTCAGTGTTCTATATAATTTGGGGATTGATATTCATGATGGACCGTTGAAAGGGGTTATCAGTAAGAATGCCAATCAATCCTACCTGGAGACCCTGTCTTATAAAGCTGTTTTTGGAAATGCAACGTTGGTAATTTATTCCTTTTCGCCTCCTTTTTTCGTTAAGATCTTGTTTGATATCTCAAGGCTTTTTAGCCGAACGATCCATCTTCAAAAACAAACGTTGGATCTAGAACTTCAAAATCTTAATATAGAAAAAGACTTTTTGAAAGCACAGCTCAACCCTCATTTCTTATTTAATACCCTGAATAACCTATACGGATTGGTTGTGAAGAAAGATCCAAGTGCTCCGGATGCAATTATCAATATTTCGGACCTCATGGCCTATACGCTATACGAGTCTAATACTGAGAAAGTTTTGGTTCAGAAAGAACTGGATTTTATTCAAAATTATTTTTATTTGGAAAGAATGAGATACGCTGCAGATAAAGAGATCACTTTAGATATTTCTGTAGAGGATAATATTGATCATATTCAGATAGCACCATTACTGTGTTTTACATTCATCGAAAACGCTTTCAAATATGGATTAAAATCTACGGGGAATAATTTTTTGAAAATTAGTATTAATATTGTGAATAATATTTTTTACTTTGCTATCGAGAATGATAAGGAAAATAATGGTGTTAAAAAAACATCTTTAGGGGGAATAGGGGTGAAAAATGTAGAGAAAAGATTAAACCTTATTTATCCTAATAACCATGAAATAGTAATAGAAGACAGGGAATTAAGTTTCTTTGTTTCGCTTTCAATAAATTTAGCCTGA
- a CDS encoding LytR/AlgR family response regulator transcription factor has protein sequence MSEKLRCIVIDDEPIGKELIVDFVKTIPFLELQASYDDPIDALTYLQSNEVDIIFSDIQMPKISGIDLIRSLTKPPSIIFITAHRDFALEGFENGVVDYLVKPVAYNRFLKAVNRAKERMQTVSKAETSSPETQTPVDRIFIKVNGKLVKVILDDILYVEALGDYLKIVTDTESFTTLATLKSMEDILVPPKFFRVQRSFIVKLISIKSVSGNVIELNNGKAITIATTKKDELFGLLGI, from the coding sequence ATGAGTGAAAAACTTCGATGTATCGTAATTGATGATGAACCTATTGGTAAAGAACTTATAGTAGATTTTGTAAAAACAATCCCTTTCTTGGAATTACAGGCCTCCTATGATGATCCAATTGACGCATTAACCTATCTTCAGTCCAATGAAGTGGATATTATTTTCAGTGATATTCAGATGCCCAAGATCAGCGGGATTGATCTTATCCGCTCACTTACAAAACCACCCTCTATTATTTTTATCACGGCTCACAGAGATTTTGCGTTAGAAGGCTTTGAAAACGGGGTTGTTGATTATCTTGTAAAACCAGTCGCCTATAATCGTTTCCTTAAAGCGGTAAATCGTGCTAAAGAAAGGATGCAGACTGTTTCCAAGGCGGAGACTTCTTCTCCGGAAACACAAACCCCGGTAGATCGTATTTTTATTAAAGTAAATGGAAAACTCGTAAAGGTAATCTTAGATGACATTCTGTATGTAGAAGCTCTGGGAGATTATCTTAAAATTGTTACAGATACAGAATCCTTTACAACATTGGCTACCTTAAAATCTATGGAAGACATCTTGGTTCCTCCCAAATTTTTCAGAGTTCAACGTTCTTTTATTGTAAAATTAATTTCAATAAAATCTGTTTCAGGAAACGTTATTGAACTGAATAACGGAAAAGCCATCACTATTGCTACCACCAAAAAGGATGAGCTATTTGGACTATTAGGGATTTAA